Proteins from a genomic interval of Vreelandella profundi:
- a CDS encoding UTP--glucose-1-phosphate uridylyltransferase, which translates to MTQVRKAIIPVAGFGTRLLPISKAIPKEMVPVVDRPLIQHVVEEALAAGINEIILVTRSGKSAIEDHFDAHAELEDSLASKGKDALLEVLAAIAPPQLKITSVRQPNAKGLGHAVFCAAHLLGENEPFAVILPDVLVKPQAGDARCDLGDMVMRWDANSAAQIMVEAVPENEVYRYGIVDCGGSEPNAGESADMRGVVEKPKPEEAPSRLSVIGRYVLPYRVMELLSDQSPGAGNEIQLTDAIDRLMQEGHSVQAFRMTGRTFDCGHIEGWLKANTVLAREAGYDV; encoded by the coding sequence ATGACGCAGGTGCGTAAAGCGATTATTCCCGTAGCAGGTTTTGGTACCCGTTTATTGCCAATCAGTAAGGCAATTCCCAAAGAGATGGTGCCGGTAGTCGACCGTCCATTGATTCAGCATGTGGTGGAAGAAGCGCTGGCGGCAGGGATTAATGAGATTATCTTGGTGACGCGATCAGGAAAATCCGCCATTGAAGATCACTTCGATGCGCATGCTGAGCTTGAAGACTCACTGGCTAGCAAAGGTAAAGACGCGCTGTTAGAAGTATTGGCTGCTATCGCCCCGCCGCAGTTAAAAATTACCAGCGTGCGACAGCCTAACGCGAAAGGTCTTGGGCATGCGGTATTTTGCGCAGCTCATTTACTAGGCGAGAACGAGCCCTTCGCTGTGATTCTGCCCGATGTGCTGGTCAAACCACAGGCGGGCGATGCTCGCTGTGACCTTGGTGACATGGTGATGCGCTGGGATGCGAACAGCGCTGCGCAAATCATGGTGGAAGCCGTGCCGGAGAATGAAGTGTATCGCTACGGCATTGTGGACTGTGGCGGCAGCGAACCGAATGCAGGTGAAAGCGCCGATATGCGTGGCGTGGTTGAAAAGCCTAAGCCAGAAGAAGCGCCTTCGCGTCTTTCTGTCATTGGGCGCTACGTGCTGCCTTACCGTGTGATGGAGCTATTAAGCGATCAGTCACCCGGTGCCGGTAACGAGATCCAACTGACCGATGCGATTGACCGTTTAATGCAGGAAGGCCATTCAGTGCAGGCTTTCCGCATGACAGGCCGTACCTTTGATTGCGGTCACATTGAGGGCTGGTTGAAAGCGAATACTGTTCTCGCTCGGGAAGCAGGTTATGATGTATAG
- a CDS encoding glycosyltransferase family 25 protein — translation MRKESFDFYVLTMRTPERVESIERQLSNMSIDYKLIDAVRYSKETFNDSVFIDKKIVFGRNGRALTNGEVGCFLSHKKIWEQVFLSCNAGVVFEDDAIVDKRLVGFLAQLECSKLDYDVILLGHSKKDHRSRKLYHFLEPLKNHIKLGDYSVGRGFKTWPSGAVGYVVTPQGAEKLLNSSIEIKSVLDDWPLFEQQGAIVKEVRPLLVWEDFINMKSSLENDRKTPARKKIFFLARILRGLVRNAISKLG, via the coding sequence GTGAGAAAGGAGTCTTTTGATTTTTATGTTTTGACCATGAGAACCCCTGAAAGGGTTGAATCAATTGAACGTCAGCTATCTAATATGTCTATTGATTATAAGTTGATTGATGCTGTTCGATATAGCAAGGAGACTTTTAATGATTCTGTTTTTATTGACAAAAAAATTGTTTTCGGTAGAAATGGTAGAGCACTTACCAACGGTGAAGTAGGTTGTTTCTTAAGCCATAAGAAAATATGGGAACAAGTTTTTCTGTCTTGTAATGCTGGAGTTGTTTTTGAAGATGATGCCATTGTCGATAAAAGACTTGTGGGTTTTTTGGCACAGCTTGAATGTAGCAAGCTTGACTATGATGTTATTCTTCTTGGTCACTCTAAAAAAGATCATCGATCTCGTAAACTTTACCATTTTTTAGAGCCTCTTAAAAATCACATTAAATTAGGAGATTACTCTGTCGGTAGAGGATTTAAAACCTGGCCTTCTGGCGCTGTCGGATACGTTGTGACTCCACAAGGAGCTGAGAAACTTCTAAATTCTTCTATTGAAATTAAAAGCGTTTTAGATGATTGGCCTTTGTTTGAGCAGCAAGGCGCTATTGTTAAAGAAGTTAGGCCTTTGCTTGTTTGGGAAGATTTTATCAATATGAAAAGTTCTTTAGAAAATGATAGGAAAACGCCAGCAAGAAAAAAAATATTTTTTCTTGCTCGCATTTTAAGAGGTCTTGTTAGAAATGCTATCTCTAAATTAGGTTGA
- the gdhA gene encoding NADP-specific glutamate dehydrogenase, giving the protein MPYVHDTLTRLAKSSPAQSEFYQATEEVLECLRPLFERAPHYLDHSIIERIVEPERQVMFRVSWLNDAGQVKVNKGYRVQFNSALGPYKGGLRFHPSVTSGTIKFLGFEQIFKNALTGLPIGGGKGGSDFDPKGKSDNEIMRFCQSFMSELYRHIGPNSDVPAGDIGVGTREIGYLFGQYKRLTGRYEGVLTGKGISWGGSLGRKEATGYGAVYFAQNMLAARDETLSGKTCLVSGAGNVAIYTIEKLYELGAKPISCSDSQGTIHDPEGIDLDLLKQLKEVKRVSLEAYVNERPNAQYISVRDYPEGGHAVWHLQGDAAFPSATQNELTEVDARVMLVNGVRCVSEGANMPSTTEAVDLFLEAKIDYGPGKAANAGGVATSQLEMAQNSSMERWPMEKVDQKLKQIMSDIYQQCATTAEEFGEPTNLVLGANIAGFRKVADAMIEQGVT; this is encoded by the coding sequence ATGCCTTACGTTCACGACACGCTTACTAGGCTTGCCAAAAGCAGCCCAGCCCAATCTGAATTTTATCAAGCCACAGAAGAAGTGCTTGAATGCCTGCGTCCGCTGTTTGAGCGGGCTCCGCACTATCTTGATCACAGTATTATCGAGCGAATAGTTGAGCCGGAACGCCAGGTGATGTTTCGCGTCAGCTGGTTAAACGATGCCGGTCAGGTCAAGGTTAATAAAGGCTACCGCGTCCAGTTCAACTCTGCGCTTGGGCCCTATAAGGGCGGCTTGCGTTTTCACCCTAGCGTTACCTCGGGCACCATTAAGTTTTTGGGATTTGAGCAAATCTTTAAGAATGCGCTGACCGGTTTGCCTATCGGTGGAGGTAAAGGGGGTTCCGATTTTGACCCTAAAGGGAAGTCGGATAATGAGATTATGCGGTTTTGCCAGTCTTTCATGTCGGAGCTATATCGGCATATAGGCCCTAATAGCGATGTTCCCGCTGGTGATATCGGCGTTGGCACGCGTGAGATAGGTTACCTTTTCGGCCAATATAAGCGTCTGACGGGCCGTTATGAGGGCGTGCTAACAGGTAAAGGGATTAGCTGGGGCGGCTCGCTTGGCCGCAAAGAAGCGACGGGCTATGGCGCCGTCTACTTTGCCCAGAATATGCTGGCGGCGCGCGATGAAACGCTAAGTGGCAAAACCTGCCTGGTGTCTGGGGCAGGCAATGTCGCTATCTATACCATCGAGAAACTTTACGAGCTAGGCGCCAAACCAATCTCGTGCAGTGACTCTCAGGGGACTATTCATGACCCCGAGGGTATTGATCTTGATTTGCTGAAGCAGCTTAAAGAAGTTAAGCGGGTTTCTTTAGAAGCGTATGTTAATGAGCGGCCTAACGCGCAGTATATTTCCGTTCGTGATTATCCTGAAGGTGGTCATGCCGTATGGCATCTTCAAGGGGATGCGGCTTTTCCTTCCGCCACGCAAAATGAGCTAACGGAAGTCGATGCACGGGTAATGCTAGTTAACGGCGTGCGCTGCGTGAGTGAAGGGGCCAACATGCCCTCTACTACAGAGGCGGTAGACCTCTTCTTGGAAGCCAAGATTGACTATGGCCCCGGTAAGGCGGCTAATGCAGGTGGTGTTGCGACGAGCCAGCTGGAAATGGCCCAAAATAGCAGCATGGAGCGTTGGCCGATGGAAAAAGTCGATCAAAAGCTCAAGCAAATCATGAGTGATATTTACCAGCAGTGCGCTACGACGGCGGAAGAGTTTGGTGAGCCGACCAATTTAGTCCTAGGGGCTAATATTGCGGGCTTCCGGAAAGTCGCTGATGCCATGATCGAACAGGGCGTCACCTAA
- the rnk gene encoding nucleoside diphosphate kinase regulator, protein MGQRPPITINRLDAERLQRLIDSASDKDLMVAELLEEELSRGEVIDPQEIPDDVVSMNSQVRFTDLSRERSMVRTLVYPHLLDSVADGISVMAPIGAALIGLKVGSVIEWPLPNNTEVRLRIDAIVWQPEREKQFHR, encoded by the coding sequence ATGGGGCAGCGTCCTCCTATTACCATTAACCGTCTTGATGCCGAGCGCCTTCAGCGCCTGATTGATAGTGCATCTGACAAGGACTTGATGGTGGCGGAACTACTCGAAGAAGAGTTGTCTCGTGGGGAAGTTATCGATCCTCAAGAAATTCCTGACGATGTTGTCAGTATGAATAGCCAGGTACGTTTTACCGATTTGTCTAGGGAGCGCAGCATGGTTCGCACCTTAGTGTACCCCCACTTGCTGGACAGTGTGGCTGATGGGATTTCAGTGATGGCCCCCATCGGTGCGGCGTTAATTGGCTTAAAGGTCGGCAGCGTCATCGAGTGGCCATTACCTAATAACACCGAAGTTCGCCTGCGTATCGATGCTATCGTTTGGCAGCCAGAGCGCGAAAAACAGTTTCATCGCTAG
- the rfaH gene encoding transcription/translation regulatory transformer protein RfaH, with protein MASENLASENLASENQASAWYVIQCKGSESFRAAEHLANQGYEVFHPVLNAQRKRQGKLTTVVEPLFPYYLFICLDQIASNWRPIRSTRGVLRLLTFGDRPVSVPASLVETLRAQPHRQEGVHSYFSAGEKVTITDGPFKDLEAIFTHCKGEERAIVLLNVLQRPQHIELPVGSLVKS; from the coding sequence CTGGCATCTGAAAACCTGGCATCTGAAAACCTGGCATCTGAAAACCAAGCCTCCGCCTGGTATGTTATTCAGTGCAAAGGAAGCGAGTCATTTCGCGCCGCCGAGCACCTCGCTAACCAAGGTTATGAAGTGTTCCATCCGGTGCTGAATGCCCAACGCAAACGTCAAGGTAAGCTAACCACCGTCGTTGAACCTCTGTTTCCTTACTACCTGTTTATCTGCTTAGACCAGATAGCCAGCAACTGGCGACCCATTCGCTCCACCCGTGGCGTCCTCCGGCTGCTAACTTTCGGCGACAGGCCGGTGTCTGTGCCCGCATCGCTGGTCGAAACGTTACGTGCACAGCCACATCGTCAGGAAGGCGTTCATAGCTACTTCAGCGCCGGCGAGAAAGTTACTATCACTGATGGCCCGTTTAAAGACTTAGAAGCTATTTTCACGCACTGCAAAGGCGAAGAACGCGCCATCGTTTTACTCAATGTTTTGCAGCGCCCTCAGCACATCGAACTACCTGTGGGCAGCTTGGTAAAATCCTAG
- a CDS encoding pentapeptide repeat-containing protein yields MTYQAEAWFSDARFSDARFSDARFSDARFSDARFSETRFSETECSETVLSAPSSTSMRSSLALKR; encoded by the coding sequence ATAACATACCAGGCGGAGGCTTGGTTTTCAGATGCCAGGTTTTCAGATGCCAGGTTTTCAGATGCCAGGTTTTCAGATGCCAGGTTTTCAGATGCCAGGTTTTCAGAGACCAGGTTTTCAGAGACTGAGTGTTCTGAGACGGTGCTTTCCGCGCCTTCGTCGACGTCCATGCGATCATCCTTAGCTTTGAAGCGCTGA
- a CDS encoding aminotransferase class I/II-fold pyridoxal phosphate-dependent enzyme: protein MTAKRSDLKQQLLEQARRRSTSRASNASSEQGAEQRPVPERFTRFDAQPGYQQIAMMRQAAEQLGLIDPFFKVHEGTAGATSVIDGQTCINFASYNYLGFSGDPRINQAACDAVARYGTSVSASRVVSGERPIHQELEQALAKAYDVEDAVAFVSGHATNVSTLGYLLGPKDLVLHDEYIHNSSLVGAQLSGAKRMSFSHNDPAALEALLARHRHQFERVLVVIEGLYSMDGDIPELPRFIEIKQRHQAWLMVDEAHSFGVMGDTGLGLREYFDIDSRDVDIWMGTMSKSMAGCGGYIAGSKPLVEMLRYLAPGFLYSVGMPAQVAAPSLMALELLQQEPERVQRLHSISRYFLEQAKARGLDTGKSIGAAVVPVIIGSSAAAARLSHGLLAQHINVQPILHPAVPEKSARLRFFLSCDHTQSQVDQTLDALARLLP, encoded by the coding sequence ATGACTGCTAAGCGCTCTGACCTGAAACAACAGCTTCTGGAACAAGCACGCAGGCGTTCCACGTCGCGTGCTAGCAATGCCTCATCTGAGCAAGGGGCAGAGCAGCGTCCGGTGCCCGAGCGTTTCACACGCTTTGATGCCCAGCCTGGCTACCAGCAAATTGCCATGATGCGTCAAGCTGCGGAGCAGCTGGGCCTGATCGATCCGTTCTTTAAAGTGCATGAAGGCACCGCCGGAGCGACCAGCGTCATCGATGGACAAACCTGCATTAACTTTGCCAGCTACAACTACCTTGGCTTCTCCGGCGACCCGCGCATTAACCAAGCCGCCTGTGATGCCGTAGCACGCTATGGCACATCGGTTTCTGCCAGCCGCGTGGTTTCCGGCGAGCGGCCCATCCACCAGGAATTGGAACAGGCCCTTGCGAAGGCGTATGACGTTGAAGATGCCGTCGCCTTTGTCAGCGGCCACGCGACCAACGTGTCAACGCTTGGCTATTTGCTTGGCCCTAAAGACCTGGTGCTTCACGACGAATATATTCACAACAGTTCGTTAGTCGGCGCGCAGCTATCTGGCGCTAAACGCATGTCGTTTAGCCATAACGATCCCGCTGCGCTGGAAGCCCTGTTAGCACGTCACCGCCATCAGTTTGAACGCGTGCTGGTGGTGATTGAAGGGCTTTACAGCATGGATGGCGACATCCCTGAGCTTCCCCGCTTTATCGAAATTAAGCAGCGCCATCAAGCATGGCTAATGGTTGATGAAGCACACTCTTTTGGTGTGATGGGCGATACCGGCCTTGGGCTGCGCGAATATTTTGATATCGACTCGCGAGACGTGGATATCTGGATGGGCACCATGAGTAAATCCATGGCGGGCTGCGGGGGCTATATTGCCGGCAGCAAACCGTTGGTTGAAATGCTTCGCTACCTTGCGCCAGGCTTTCTCTACAGCGTTGGCATGCCAGCCCAGGTGGCTGCGCCTTCCTTGATGGCCCTAGAACTACTTCAGCAGGAGCCGGAACGCGTACAGCGACTCCACAGCATTTCGCGCTACTTCCTTGAGCAGGCAAAGGCGCGCGGGCTGGATACCGGCAAAAGCATCGGTGCAGCGGTGGTCCCGGTGATTATTGGCAGCTCAGCCGCCGCCGCTCGGCTTTCCCATGGGCTACTGGCTCAGCACATTAACGTACAGCCAATTTTGCACCCGGCGGTTCCTGAAAAAAGCGCGCGGCTACGCTTCTTCCTTTCGTGTGATCATACTCAGTCGCAGGTTGATCAAACGCTAGATGCACTCGCCAGACTGCTGCCCTAA